NNNNNNNNNNNNNNNNNNNNNNNNNNNNNNNNNNNNNNNNNNNNNNNNNNNNNNNNNNNNNNNNNNNNNNNNNNNNNNNNNNNNNNNNNNNNNNNNNNNNNNNNNNNNNNNNNNNNNNNNNNNNNNNNNNNNNNNNNNNNNNNNNNNNTCTTATGTTGAATATGGGATTAATGAAATCCTAGAATATAACCCCTGAAACAGTTTCGTTTTCAAAATTAGGCTACATCATGCTTAGGAtgcaccccccccccccccccccctttttagaaaaaaataattgtaacttctatataaaatacaaagtATAAGACTCTTagatcatatttggtttttcgACATAAAatgagattgaaaaaaaaaggagtggATGTATCTTATTCCATATCTAACCAAACATTAATCAGGATAAGTGGTGCAATATactatacaatattttttttttatatccccGCTATATGGAATACAATTATCCTAAGTTGAGATATGGGATGTACACATCTCATGGgtcataaatttattctttttatttattttatttttttcaattttttttttcattttttttcatttttttatattaatcattttgattaaaaaaaaaaatttatagttcAAAACAACTTCTTAACTCGTAATTTCCGAAGTGTAGACATTTCCTTGGACTTAAATCCCTAACAAAATACACTTTCCTACAACAGTATATACACTCCAAAATCTGAATTTATTCATGAAGTAACAACACACATTAATTAAGTGTGTACGGTGTTTACTAGATAGGGTGAAAAAAAACGGAGGCATGATACCTCCGGAGGCACTCTAGAATTTTCCAAGAATTAAATAGCTTTTGAGTATCTGACAAATTGTTACACTTCGTGTGCATATCCAGAGTGGCAGTTCCTACTACGACATCAGTCCCAAAATCAGTCTTTAATGCATGACCATGAAACTGGGAGCCTACTCTTGATGCAGATAAACCCACACAAGACCTTGACAAACTAGCAAAAGTAGATTGGCTCAACCCAATTCCCGCTTTCTGCATCTCCTTGAACAATTCTAAACCACCCCTGGGGTCATCACTCTGAACACAACCTGCAATTATGGCACTCCTAGAAACCCAATTCTTTTCAGGCATACCATGACAAAACTGAATTGAACAATCTAATTTCTAACATTTTGCATACATATCTAATAAAGCACTTCCAGTAACCACGTCACAATCAAAACCCATTTTAACTGCAAGTCCATGAATTTGGATCCCCCACCATGGTCTTCCAAAGAGGAACAAGATTTCAACACAAGAGCAAAAGTAGTACGGTCAAGCACTGTACCCATTCTTCCCATCTGTAAAAAAACATCAATCACCTTTCGATGATCACCATTGTGCAAGTACCCTGAAATCAAAGAGTTCCACGACACCACATCCCGTTTAGGCATTGCtgttgaggcctcgcgtccTTGTGATCCATGTAGATGCTGAATGGACGCACGATCCAAACTAATACTGAGTTCTGGTTCAGTAAtacctgcaaaagatgtccggacaaggtgtccggacacaccctccgatggttttgtcagccatgtaTCTAGAGAGATTtatcagttggccttttactaggtatcgcaagcttaccttcttccttgcatgaaggttcatatatatagtgacagaagctctgcctccctctttaatggtgagGAGACTTCttggctcgtcatgatgcctctaggtggtggcagggccatcatcaccctacgggcgATTGTCAGAGATCTTTGGAGGTGACTTGGCTGTCACAAATTgtgggaggtgacttgccatcattcctgtcctttcgTTCTGCAGGCGACGGAATGTGGGTTGTGGCAGGCTGTTGGAATGACGTAGTAAGACTTGCTTACTTTGGTCAATGATCAGGACAACAatatatccggataggatatggcGGTCGTCCGGATGTGATATGGCGGTTGTCCGGATGTGGTGTTTgtgagtgccgtgtgcttctccctgagggagtccggattggagaagcgcgccacgtgtcctcttgggggaatccggatggagccGATTCGGATAGAAATGTGTggcacgtgtcatcagggggaggggtccctacaatgccccccttttaACCTGTCCATTTTGCCCGGGCAaaatgggcgggttaaaaatgattttttttgaaactGAGGTTACCTCTTTCGCTCATTGGGCCACGTGGTGCGAGGAGGCGAAGAGGAAGTAGAGCATTTATGACGAGTCGCCGTCTCTGGGAATTCCCAGGCAGCGTGTTTGTTCAATAATGGCGCAGTTGGGCGTTTAGAATACCGAGAGGCTGTCTCTCATTTAATTAGCGGACGGAGTCCTTCACTCTTGCATTTTGTCTTCTGCATTTTCTATGGAATTTGCTACTAGCGCTTTCTTTTCAGCCTTCTGCGCATTCTCATTTGTGAGTGAGGTTTGAAGGTTTCTGCTAGCAACATTCTTGTCGAGACGGTGACTGTACCGCGAAGTTCATCTTTTTTTCGCCAGTTTATACTCGGTACGTTTTCTTTTCCTGTTTTTCTACCATTTGTATTTGCTTTGTGGTTGCTTCTGGTTTTGTTTGGGCAAGTTGCTTGTGACTGGGGGTTGGTACcagtttttagggttttttcgGGAGGGATTGACTGTGTTTTGGGTGGGTTTAGGGTTTCTGTTGCCCCCTTAGGCCTTTTGTGGGCATCGGTTCTTTTTGGGGTAGAGATAAGGGTTGGGATGGGGATGCTGGTTATGTTAGGTTTTCAGAGAGTTTCTGTTGTTTTAGGACTGTGGGGCCGGATTGCAGTTTTTTGACTGTTGGTATTCTTTCATGCAGGTTCTGTTCCAACGTCATCCTGAAAAATGTCTGCAAACCAGGAAGCTACTTCATCTGGCTCGTCCGGAGATGTTCAGGCGGAGAAATCCGTTGAAAAACTAAATGTGAGGGAGTTTCGCGAACACTTCTGCATCCCTAATGGAGTGTTCGTTGAGCTCATGGATGGAGAGGCTGCGTCGACTGAGAAAACTGAAGACAACTCCATCTTTTTCACTAAGGAGTAGTTCAACGTTGGACTCCGGTTCCCTCTCTCGTCGCTGTTCAAGGAATTCCTTCACTTCACCCAGATTCCATCTGCTTACATCCATCCGAATATGGTccgggtgctgatggggtgcaGCATCCTGAGCATGCTGTTCAATCTGGATCTGACGCTGCTGGAGGTCCTCTTCATCTACTCCATCAAGAAGGGGAAGAATGACATCTTCAACTTTGTCACCAGCCTGCCATCCCTTCAGTTGGTGACCAGCCTTCCGGATTCGACCAAGGGGGCCGCCAAGGGAAGCGTGTTGGTCAAGGGCCTGTGGGCGGGCTTGACGGAGCATCCGGACAGGCAGTTCGCCCTAAACCAGTCATTGAAGGTCCCAGGTACGAATAAGTTACTCCCAGTCTTCTCTTGTTGTGAATTTAATCAGCATTATCAGGTGGTTGCTATGCTTTGTTTTCTTGGGTGCAGGCAAGGATCAAAGGGGGAAATTGGTAGAATGGGTGTAGAAAGCTTCGTTCAATCGGTTGAACAGGCTTTTTGAGATTGCGGTGGCCGAGAGAAGTTGTGAAACGCTTCTCTCCACGCAAAATCTCTGTGCGGTCACCCGGGAGTCCCAACTGTACATAATCAACATCCTCCCGAGGCGGCTGCCCAAAATCGTGGTGAGCGGAGAACACTTTGTTCTCAAGGATCTCCCTTTCTATACGGCGGCGTGAAAGGTAGACGCTCGGGCACGTAAAGCCCGTCTCAACAAACAGGAGGAGAAAAGGCAAGAAGGAACACTGCGGAAGGCTCCTGGGGATAAACGCCCCGCGACTTCTCCTCTTGCTGGCGCCCCAacgaaaaagaagaggaagattCTCAAAAGGGGGAAAGAAATAAGGCTCCCAACTCCTGAAAAGGAAGTAATAATACCACCTCCTACTTTTGTAAGGGGGGGAATAATAATAAGAACGCCGAATCCCTCCGTTTTGCCCTCAGTTTCAAGCGGCTCCGGACGTCTCGCATGTCTTAACGGATCGGGGCCTTCGGCGCCAGCGGCTAGACGGCTGGCTCTCTTGGCTGAGGAGGCGACCTCAGTGAACCAACCGAACTCTCCCCAGCCAAACGAGAATGCAGCTGAGGCCTCTTGCACTGGAACGTTGCCTCCAACAGAAGAAACAGTGGTTGAAAGTCAGGGTGTGCCTCCTTGTGAGCCAAGCTCCCTTGCCCTTGTACCGGTGAAAGGGCTAGCTACAAGGAGGTCTCGTTCAGCTCGTGACTTAAAGTTTGGACTCTTCGGGCGGATTCAGGATCGCCTTCTGGAGACCATTGAAGTCAGTTGCTCATCCGTCCGGGAGAATCATCCGGAGGGTAGTGAGACGGAGATGGCAGAAGGGAACCCAACCGCCCCAGTGCTGGTTTCGGATGAGGATTCACCCGAAGAGGTCCAGCCGGCCATGCATGATGGGGCCCCGAATCCGGGGGAGGAGTCGCACCTTACCGCTTCGTCAAGGGGGAGTCCCATTGATGATGCAGTTTGCATCTCTGCTAGCACTTTCAACTATGCGGAGTTCGGAGAGATGCTGAAACGGATTCCATCCGGCTCAGATGTTGCCGCGCCTTCAGCGAAAATGTTCGAATCGGCGGAAATGGTATAGCTTatcttcctttgattttttctaGCCATGCTGGTGTGCTTGTCACATGACCGatgattgaattttttgttgtttttctgcAGTTGGTGAGCGGGATTCGCGACATGGTTCAACAACACGATCTTTTTATGGACCTGCTGCAGATTTCTGATCACATGAAGGCCTTTGTCTCCCAGCGCATGAATAGTGAAGAGGGATTGCGCTCGAGACTGGAGCAGGCCGAAGCCAGCTTATCCGCTGCCCAGAGAGCTTCTGAAGAAAATGCTGAAGCTTTGAAGAAGTCCCAAGAGGACAACGAGGCTCTCCGGGTGGAACTTGCTGAGGCAAAGAGTCGGGACGAATCCATAGACGCCCGCCTGCATGAGGTGGAGGATGAGATGGCCTAGCTGAGGGGAGAGGTGAGGCAACTCCGGACAGAGGTGTCCATTGAGAAGAAATAAAGAGCGGATCTGCAGTCGCGCCTATCAGCACAGAAAGAAGAGCTGGAGGCTGAGTTTGCTGCTCAAAGGGAGGAACTTGAAGCGGTCTACCAGAAGCAGGTAGACGAAATGTACTTTTTCGGCTATCGTTGCTGCATGAAGAAACACGGCATTAAACGGGACGTCCCTTTGATTCCTCCGGGCGGGGAGGACAAGCTGCGCGGCAAGCCCACCCAATGagagcttttctttttgtaatttttattacGATTCCTTTTTGTACTTTGTAGTCCGGAGCCCTCTTTGTATTCAATTTCACAAatgttaataaaatatatacattttttcacATTGTGCTTCTATCTTACTTCTATCTCTTCTTTCATTGGTAATACTGCTTTAgattagatacattccatggtcgTTGTAATGGGGTTCCATCTAGCTTTTGTAGATGATaggctccactttcacttgCCTTAGATACTATATAGGGGCCTTCCCAGTTGGCTTGGAATTTTCCTGCTCCTGTTTCagcagtattttcaaaaacttttctaaggacCAGCGtaccatttttaaaacttctGGGCCTTGCTTTGCGATTGTAGTGAGCGGCTGCCCTTTGTTGATAGTCAGCCATCCGGATGGATGCGGTTTCTCTTGTTTTGTCTGTCCAGTCCaaatttcttcatatttctACATTCGCATCATCCTGCGATTCTGCTTGGGTCCGGATAATGGGTAGCCCTATTTCAGTAGGAATGACAGCATTCATTCCGTATGCGAGGGCGAAGGGAGTGTTTCCTGTCGGACGTTcgggtgtggttcgataagcccacAGGACGTCGGGTAGCTCATCCACCCACTTTCCTTTGGCTTGATCAAGTGTCTTTTTTAGGACAGTGATTAGAgtcttgtttgtggcctctACTTGCCCATTACTTTGAGGATAACGCAACGTGAAGTATGAATTCCAGATGTTTAGTTCCGAACAGAAATTTCGGAAAACTTTGCTATCAAACTGTGGACCGTTGTCGGCTATGATGGTTTGGGGGATTCCAAAGCGGCAGATGATGTTCTTCCATACGAACTTGGTGACATCTTTATCTTTGATGTTAGTGTAGGCTTCGGCTTCCACCCATTTACTGAAGTAATCCGTGGCAACGAGCAAGAATTTCTTCTGGGCAGCTGCTGCTAGTAGgggtcctactatgtccatgccccactGCGCGAAGGGCCAGGGACCTGAAATTGGTTTCAACGTTTCTAACGGCACATGCGGTATGGGAGCATGCCTTTGACATTTGTCGCATTTTTTAACATAGGCTGTCGCGTCCTTTTTCATCATAGGCCAGTAATACCCTTGCGAATGGGCCCTATGTGCCAGGGATCGATCGCTGGAGTGGTTTCCACATACTCCCTGATGCAACTCAGCTAATATGTACAACACCTCTGAGTGGCTTAGGCATCTGAGGTAGGGACCTGTAAAGGATCGTTTGTACAGGTGCCCCCCGATCAAGGTGAAGCGGACAGCTTGTACCAGGATTTTGTGTGCTTGCTTAGGTTCTTCAGACAGAGTGCCTGCCTGAAGATATTCTATGATGACTTCCATCCAACCTTTGTCATCTGCTTGGTTTGCCTCAATGGTATTGCAAGTGGAGGCTTCTGCGACAGAGGGGTTGATTTGCACATGTATAGGCAATAATATGGCTTCTTTGATGGGGAGTGAAGCAGCTATGCCTGCTAGGGCGTCGGCACGTGAATTTTCAGTCCGCCTAATTTTTTCAATCGTCCATTCGGTGAATCGTTGTAAGGTGTCTCTTACTTTGGTCAAGTATCGCGCCATGTGCTCATCCTTGGCTTCGTATTCCTTCCGAACGTGTCTTACCACAAGTTAGGAGTCACTATAGACCCGGAGCCTGGAGACGGATAGAGTCAGGGCGAAGTCCAATCTGGATAGGATGGCCTCATATTCCGCTTCATTATTAGAGATG
The sequence above is drawn from the Vitis riparia cultivar Riparia Gloire de Montpellier isolate 1030 chromosome 15, EGFV_Vit.rip_1.0, whole genome shotgun sequence genome and encodes:
- the LOC117932015 gene encoding pentatricopeptide repeat-containing protein At3g02330, mitochondrial-like; protein product: MPKRDVVSWNSLISGYLHNGDHRKVIDVFLQMGRMGTVLDRTTFALVLKSCSSLEDHGGGSKFMDLQLKWVLIVTWSAIIAGCVQSDDPRGGLELFKEMQKAGIGLSQSTFASLSRSCVGLSASRVGSQFHGHALKTDFGTDVVVGTATLDMHTKCKERRGCFVEWVEKASFTPLNKLFEIDAIERAYKVFLMDKNLLMLINNPKPFIIPIFPWLAPSSLVPSEHFVLKDLTFYEVARLANSETR